The following coding sequences are from one Musa acuminata AAA Group cultivar baxijiao chromosome BXJ2-4, Cavendish_Baxijiao_AAA, whole genome shotgun sequence window:
- the LOC103979479 gene encoding pyridoxal reductase, chloroplastic isoform X1, whose translation MALRWPAAATGAHFGCRASKKGTMRPPPPSPSPAAKLFKLPPRIGPLFWPWEKVKVGPLVVSPMGFGTWAWGNQLLWGYKEEMDALLQETFDLALRNGITLFDTADSYGTGRLNGQSERLLGKFIREFQGRNIGDNIVIATKFAAYPWRLTPGQFVKACKSSLERLQLDQIGIGQLHWSTANYAPLQEQALWDGLVAICLFLSRHLKQRMHYLSEGMTYLVTNQKGLVRAVGVSNYGPKQLIKIHDYLESRGVPLCSAQVQFSLLSMSDAQMELKEVCDSLGIRLIAYSPLGLGMLTGKYTTSSLPRGPRALLFRQVLPGLDPLLNSLKDISEMRQKTMSQVAINWCICKGTIPIPGVKSVKQAEENLGSLGWRLSSDEIFELESVAKSSPKKMIQNIFQTR comes from the exons ATGGCTTTACGGTGGCCAGCCGCAGCAACAGGAGCCCACTTCGGGTGCAGGGCCTCGAAGAAGGGGACGATGCGCCCGCCGCCGCCCTCGCCTTCGCCAGCCGCCAAGCTTTTCAAGCTCCCTCCTCGAATCGGCCCTCTCTTCTGGCCCTGGGAAAAG GTTAAAGTCGGTCCTTTGGTTGTTTCTCCAATGGGATTTGGGACATGGGCTTGGGGAAACCAATTGCTCTGGGGCTATAAAGAAGAAATGGATGCCTTATTGCAAGAGACATTTGATTTGGCACTAAGGAATGGAATCACTCTCTTTGATACTGCTGATTCATATGGGACTGGAAGATTAAATGGTCAAAGTGAAAGGCTTCTTGGGAAGTTCATTCGTGAATTTCAAG GACGAAATATTGGAGACAACATCGTCATTGCTACAAAGTTTGCAGCATATCCTTGGCGCCTAACACCTGGACAATTTGTTAAAGCTTGCAA ATCTTCATTAGAACGGTTGCAACTTGATCAAATTGGTATAGGACAATTGCATTGGTCAACTGCAAATTATGCTCCTTTACAGGAGCAAGCTCTTTGGGATGGCCTAGTTGCAAT ATGTTTGTTTCTGTCTCGACATCTCAAGCAACGTATGCATTATCTTTCTGAAGGAATGACTTATCTAGTAACTAACCAAAAG GGTTTAGTTCGTGCTGTTGGTGTTAGCAATTATGGTCCAAAACAACTTATTAAGATTCATGATTACCTAGAATCTCGAGGTGTGCCATTATGCTCTGCTCAG GTTCAGTTTTCTTTGCTGAGCATGAGTGATGCCCAGATGGAGCTGAAGGAAGTATGCGATTCTCTGGGCATCCGTTTGATTGCATATAGTCCACTTGGGCTAGGGATGCTCACTGGAAAATATACAACATCAAGTCTTCCACGCGGGCCACG AGCTTTGCTGTTTCGTCAAGTTCTCCCCGGTTTGGATCCTTTACTCAATTCCTTGAAAGATATTTCAGAAATGAGGCAGAAAACGATGTCACAA GTTGCAATAAACTGGTGCATTTGCAAGGGAACTATTCCAATTCCTGGCGTGAAGTCGGTCAAGCAAGCTGAGGAGAACTTGGGTTCCCTTGGCTGGCGCCTTAGCTCGGATGAGATTTTCGAGCTAGAGTCCGTGGCTAAGAGTTCCCCTAAGAAGATGATCCAGAACATCTTTCAAACCCGATGA
- the LOC103979479 gene encoding pyridoxal reductase, chloroplastic isoform X2, with protein sequence MALRWPAAATGAHFGCRASKKGTMRPPPPSPSPAAKLFKLPPRIGPLFWPWEKVKVGPLVVSPMGFGTWAWGNQLLWGYKEEMDALLQETFDLALRNGITLFDTADSYGTGRLNGQSERLLGKFIREFQGRNIGDNIVIATKFAAYPWRLTPGQFVKACKSSLERLQLDQIGIGQLHWSTANYAPLQEQALWDGLVAMYEEGLVRAVGVSNYGPKQLIKIHDYLESRGVPLCSAQVQFSLLSMSDAQMELKEVCDSLGIRLIAYSPLGLGMLTGKYTTSSLPRGPRALLFRQVLPGLDPLLNSLKDISEMRQKTMSQVAINWCICKGTIPIPGVKSVKQAEENLGSLGWRLSSDEIFELESVAKSSPKKMIQNIFQTR encoded by the exons ATGGCTTTACGGTGGCCAGCCGCAGCAACAGGAGCCCACTTCGGGTGCAGGGCCTCGAAGAAGGGGACGATGCGCCCGCCGCCGCCCTCGCCTTCGCCAGCCGCCAAGCTTTTCAAGCTCCCTCCTCGAATCGGCCCTCTCTTCTGGCCCTGGGAAAAG GTTAAAGTCGGTCCTTTGGTTGTTTCTCCAATGGGATTTGGGACATGGGCTTGGGGAAACCAATTGCTCTGGGGCTATAAAGAAGAAATGGATGCCTTATTGCAAGAGACATTTGATTTGGCACTAAGGAATGGAATCACTCTCTTTGATACTGCTGATTCATATGGGACTGGAAGATTAAATGGTCAAAGTGAAAGGCTTCTTGGGAAGTTCATTCGTGAATTTCAAG GACGAAATATTGGAGACAACATCGTCATTGCTACAAAGTTTGCAGCATATCCTTGGCGCCTAACACCTGGACAATTTGTTAAAGCTTGCAA ATCTTCATTAGAACGGTTGCAACTTGATCAAATTGGTATAGGACAATTGCATTGGTCAACTGCAAATTATGCTCCTTTACAGGAGCAAGCTCTTTGGGATGGCCTAGTTGCAATGTATGAGGAG GGTTTAGTTCGTGCTGTTGGTGTTAGCAATTATGGTCCAAAACAACTTATTAAGATTCATGATTACCTAGAATCTCGAGGTGTGCCATTATGCTCTGCTCAG GTTCAGTTTTCTTTGCTGAGCATGAGTGATGCCCAGATGGAGCTGAAGGAAGTATGCGATTCTCTGGGCATCCGTTTGATTGCATATAGTCCACTTGGGCTAGGGATGCTCACTGGAAAATATACAACATCAAGTCTTCCACGCGGGCCACG AGCTTTGCTGTTTCGTCAAGTTCTCCCCGGTTTGGATCCTTTACTCAATTCCTTGAAAGATATTTCAGAAATGAGGCAGAAAACGATGTCACAA GTTGCAATAAACTGGTGCATTTGCAAGGGAACTATTCCAATTCCTGGCGTGAAGTCGGTCAAGCAAGCTGAGGAGAACTTGGGTTCCCTTGGCTGGCGCCTTAGCTCGGATGAGATTTTCGAGCTAGAGTCCGTGGCTAAGAGTTCCCCTAAGAAGATGATCCAGAACATCTTTCAAACCCGATGA